From one Trueperella pyogenes genomic stretch:
- a CDS encoding DUF47 domain-containing protein, whose protein sequence is MVAIHDFGGTRPMAGFFGRFVTRYKVQELLDEQATHLARSAQILADMVSADSAARTELNRHLHQVENEADSANHLVLQEIGSRFILPYDRGDLIELTAQIDTCVDMIDEAGNNLVLYKIGEVHGRLFEMTDIIIQCAEHATTAVGKLKKIEPSIRTEWLEINNLENRADQIYRELVTDLFESDRSGKEILAHKITLDSFEAAVDSFETLASGIELLTLKES, encoded by the coding sequence GTGGTAGCTATTCACGATTTCGGAGGCACACGCCCGATGGCTGGTTTCTTTGGCCGTTTTGTTACTCGGTACAAGGTTCAAGAACTTCTCGATGAGCAGGCAACCCACCTGGCTCGATCAGCTCAGATCTTAGCTGACATGGTGAGCGCGGATTCCGCCGCACGCACTGAGCTCAACCGTCACCTTCATCAGGTTGAAAATGAGGCCGACTCGGCCAATCATCTCGTCTTGCAGGAAATCGGCTCCCGATTCATCCTCCCGTATGACCGCGGTGATCTGATCGAACTCACCGCCCAGATCGACACCTGCGTGGACATGATTGACGAGGCGGGCAACAACCTGGTTCTGTACAAGATTGGCGAAGTTCACGGTCGCCTGTTCGAGATGACGGACATCATCATCCAGTGCGCCGAGCACGCCACGACGGCGGTGGGCAAGCTGAAGAAGATCGAGCCGTCCATCCGCACGGAGTGGCTTGAAATCAACAATCTGGAGAACCGTGCGGACCAAATTTATCGCGAGCTCGTCACTGATCTTTTCGAGTCTGACCGTTCCGGTAAGGAGATCCTCGCCCACAAGATCACGCTGGATTCTTTCGAGGCTGCAGTCGATTCTTTCGAGACGCTCGCCAGCGGGATCGAGCTGCTCACGCTCAAGGAGTCGTAA
- the pstB gene encoding phosphate ABC transporter ATP-binding protein PstB, giving the protein MSEVRIRDLNIFYGDFLAVKDVNMDIEPRSITALIGPSGCGKSTFLRSLNRMHEVIQGAHVQGTVEIDGKNIYGPGVDPVQVRQHVGMVFQRANPFPTMSIADNVLAGLRLNKKKLPKEEGERIVEESLRGANLWEEVKDRLARPGSSLSGGQQQRLCIARAIAVKPRVLLMDEPCSALDPISTLAIEDLMQELRQDYTIVIVTHNMQQAARVSQKTGFFNIDGTGKPGHLVEFDDTEKIFANPAKKETEDYVSGRFG; this is encoded by the coding sequence GTGTCTGAAGTTAGAATCCGCGACCTGAACATCTTCTATGGCGACTTCCTCGCCGTGAAAGACGTCAATATGGACATCGAGCCCCGTTCCATCACGGCACTCATCGGTCCTTCTGGCTGCGGCAAATCCACGTTCCTGCGTTCGCTCAACCGTATGCACGAGGTCATCCAAGGCGCACACGTCCAAGGCACGGTAGAGATCGACGGTAAAAATATCTACGGCCCCGGCGTCGACCCGGTGCAGGTGCGTCAGCACGTCGGTATGGTTTTCCAGCGCGCAAACCCATTCCCCACCATGTCGATTGCAGACAACGTGCTCGCCGGGCTGCGCCTCAACAAAAAGAAACTGCCCAAGGAGGAGGGCGAACGGATCGTGGAGGAGTCCTTGCGCGGGGCGAACCTCTGGGAAGAGGTCAAAGACCGCCTCGCCCGCCCCGGCTCGTCCCTCTCCGGCGGCCAGCAACAGCGCCTGTGCATCGCCCGCGCGATCGCCGTCAAGCCGCGGGTTCTCCTCATGGACGAACCCTGTTCGGCGCTCGACCCAATTTCAACCCTCGCCATCGAAGATCTCATGCAAGAGCTGCGGCAGGACTACACGATCGTCATCGTCACCCACAACATGCAGCAAGCCGCCCGCGTGTCCCAAAAGACCGGCTTTTTCAACATCGACGGGACCGGCAAGCCCGGCCACCTCGTCGAATTCGACGACACCGAGAAGATTTTCGCAAATCCCGCCAAGAAGGAGACCGAGGACTACGTCTCCGGCCGCTTTGGGTGA
- the pstA gene encoding phosphate ABC transporter permease PstA has translation MTLMTTERRRHGVDRLMTALIVGTFVVAVVPLISLLWTVLVQGWARMSAGGFFTATTFGQSLEGSVTGAGHAVVGTLLITGTAALIAVPLGVLTAVYMVEYGTGKLKRTITFMVDIMTGIPSIVAGLFAAAMIPLINQAIFGQAQFKNGFAGAIALVVLMTPIVVRNTEEMLRLVPAELREASYALGVSKASTIIRVVLRTSASGIISGTFIATARVIGESAPLMITAGTTDFYNYNIFRHQMYTLPVYVYNQYISGNSAEAWAGALLLILVVLVLNLSARWVAKQFAPKGKN, from the coding sequence ATGACCCTCATGACCACTGAACGACGACGCCACGGCGTCGATCGCCTCATGACCGCACTCATCGTCGGCACCTTCGTCGTCGCCGTCGTTCCGCTGATCTCGCTGCTGTGGACCGTGCTTGTCCAGGGGTGGGCGCGCATGAGTGCAGGTGGTTTCTTCACCGCCACCACGTTCGGCCAGTCGTTGGAAGGCTCCGTGACGGGTGCAGGCCACGCCGTCGTCGGCACACTCCTGATCACCGGCACAGCCGCCCTCATCGCTGTCCCTCTCGGCGTCCTCACCGCGGTCTACATGGTCGAATACGGCACAGGCAAGCTCAAGAGAACCATCACCTTTATGGTCGACATCATGACCGGAATCCCCTCCATCGTGGCTGGCCTCTTCGCCGCCGCCATGATCCCCCTGATCAACCAGGCGATATTCGGTCAAGCACAGTTCAAGAACGGCTTTGCGGGAGCCATCGCGCTCGTCGTCCTCATGACGCCGATCGTCGTGCGCAACACCGAAGAAATGCTGCGCCTCGTCCCCGCCGAACTGCGCGAAGCCTCCTACGCCCTCGGTGTGTCCAAGGCCAGTACCATTATCCGCGTCGTTCTGCGCACCTCCGCCTCTGGCATCATCTCCGGCACATTTATCGCCACCGCCCGCGTCATCGGCGAATCCGCACCGCTCATGATTACCGCCGGAACCACCGACTTTTACAACTACAATATTTTCCGACACCAGATGTATACCCTCCCGGTGTACGTCTACAACCAGTACATCTCCGGAAACTCCGCCGAAGCCTGGGCTGGGGCACTCCTCCTCATCCTCGTTGTCCTGGTCCTCAACCTGTCAGCCCGCTGGGTCGCCAAGCAATTCGCCCCCAAGGGCAAAAATTAG
- the pstC gene encoding phosphate ABC transporter permease subunit PstC, producing the protein MRSHTVATVGFAPGARPGDRIFRGIVAASGIGILVLLAAVFIFLLLSSGNVLVKPGAEIAKEVAFARGQNFWQFAGTTVFGTLLAAAIALSIAVPFAVGVALFISHYAPRRLAAAFSYVIDLLAAIPSVVFGLWGMWTLEPLVRPVFTWLSGILTPILTFLSGKPAADGSWEGGLSGLSQLAQKYSWWPAGDAATFVPPGRNILMGGIILAIMILPIITSLSREVFLQTPRLQEEASLALGATRWEMIKMVVLPHGRSGVVSASMLGLGRALGETMALLMVLSPGMMINFKLMSPGQHSTIASQIALRFPEASGLESDFLIALGLILFVITFAVNFIARAIVARYAQ; encoded by the coding sequence GTGCGTTCCCACACCGTAGCGACCGTTGGCTTTGCGCCAGGCGCACGTCCCGGCGACCGGATCTTCCGGGGTATCGTGGCCGCCTCTGGAATCGGTATCCTCGTCTTGCTGGCGGCGGTCTTCATCTTCCTGCTGCTCTCTTCTGGCAACGTGCTCGTCAAGCCAGGGGCGGAGATCGCCAAGGAGGTTGCCTTCGCGCGCGGACAGAACTTCTGGCAATTCGCCGGCACCACGGTATTTGGCACCTTGCTCGCCGCCGCCATCGCCCTCAGCATCGCCGTGCCCTTTGCCGTCGGCGTCGCGCTATTCATCTCGCACTACGCTCCGCGCCGACTCGCCGCGGCCTTCAGCTACGTCATCGATCTCCTCGCCGCGATCCCCTCTGTGGTCTTCGGCCTGTGGGGGATGTGGACGCTGGAACCCCTCGTGCGCCCGGTCTTCACGTGGCTCTCGGGTATCCTCACGCCCATCCTCACCTTCCTATCCGGCAAGCCCGCCGCCGACGGCAGCTGGGAGGGCGGCCTGTCCGGCCTGTCTCAGCTGGCCCAAAAATACTCCTGGTGGCCCGCCGGCGACGCCGCCACCTTCGTCCCGCCCGGCCGCAACATCCTCATGGGCGGCATCATCCTGGCGATCATGATCTTGCCGATCATCACCTCCCTGTCGCGCGAAGTGTTCCTCCAAACCCCACGCCTGCAAGAAGAAGCCTCGCTGGCACTGGGCGCCACCCGCTGGGAGATGATCAAGATGGTGGTCTTGCCGCACGGCCGCTCGGGCGTCGTGTCCGCCTCCATGCTCGGGCTCGGGCGTGCACTCGGCGAAACTATGGCACTGCTCATGGTGCTCTCACCAGGGATGATGATCAACTTCAAGCTCATGAGTCCCGGCCAGCACTCCACGATCGCCTCGCAGATCGCGCTCCGCTTTCCGGAAGCCTCCGGCCTCGAATCCGACTTCCTCATCGCGCTCGGCCTGATCTTGTTCGTCATCACTTTCGCGGTGAACTTTATTGCCCGCGCGATTGTGGCCCGCTACGCGCAATAG
- a CDS encoding phosphate ABC transporter substrate-binding protein PstS, whose protein sequence is MKTARTRTAAGLVLSLTLLAACSAPAGNGAQNTAGDLATATLSGVINGSGASSQVKAQQAWRDSFTAATGAIVNYEATGSGTGRDQFLSGQVDFAATDSMLKKDEIQAAIKRCGSEPIEVPLYISPIAIAFNLDGIDTVNMSAEVIAKIFDQKITTWNDPAIAALNDGVALPDIPIIPVNRADDSGTSKNFQQYLVESSKAWPHEPSDTWPIAGTQSAEKTSGVVNLVTSTPGAITYADASQIGKLGTVAVEVAGSFLPYSPEAAAAIVDNSAPAKDATERILTVDLKRDGTVAGAYPVVMVSYLVACTQYDDASTAAIVKDYFTYMASAEGQASAAAANGGNAPISQALRTQALAAIEQITK, encoded by the coding sequence GTGAAGACTGCACGCACCCGCACAGCAGCTGGCCTCGTCCTCTCGCTCACGCTCCTGGCTGCCTGCTCAGCGCCCGCGGGAAATGGGGCGCAAAACACCGCAGGCGATTTAGCAACCGCCACCCTTTCTGGAGTCATCAATGGTTCCGGGGCCTCCTCCCAGGTCAAGGCCCAGCAGGCCTGGCGCGATAGCTTCACCGCCGCAACTGGCGCTATTGTCAACTACGAAGCCACCGGCTCTGGCACAGGCCGAGACCAGTTCCTCAGCGGTCAGGTGGACTTCGCCGCCACCGACTCGATGCTCAAGAAAGACGAAATCCAGGCCGCCATCAAGCGTTGCGGCAGCGAGCCGATCGAGGTGCCGCTCTATATCTCGCCCATCGCCATCGCGTTCAACCTCGATGGCATCGATACCGTGAACATGTCCGCCGAGGTTATCGCCAAGATCTTCGACCAGAAGATCACCACGTGGAACGACCCGGCCATCGCCGCGCTCAACGACGGCGTCGCGCTCCCCGATATTCCCATCATCCCGGTCAACCGCGCCGATGATTCCGGAACCTCGAAGAATTTCCAGCAGTACCTTGTGGAGTCCTCGAAGGCGTGGCCCCACGAGCCCTCCGACACCTGGCCCATCGCCGGCACCCAGTCCGCGGAAAAAACCTCTGGCGTGGTCAACCTCGTGACCTCCACCCCCGGCGCCATCACGTATGCGGACGCCTCCCAGATCGGCAAGCTCGGCACGGTCGCCGTCGAGGTAGCCGGTTCCTTCCTGCCCTACTCGCCCGAGGCTGCTGCCGCTATCGTGGATAACTCCGCGCCAGCCAAGGACGCCACCGAACGGATCCTCACCGTGGACCTCAAACGCGATGGCACTGTGGCGGGAGCCTACCCGGTCGTCATGGTCTCCTACCTGGTCGCCTGCACGCAGTACGACGACGCCAGCACCGCCGCGATCGTCAAGGACTACTTCACCTATATGGCCTCGGCCGAAGGCCAGGCCAGCGCGGCTGCGGCAAACGGCGGCAACGCGCCCATCTCGCAGGCCCTGCGCACCCAGGCACTCGCCGCGATCGAGCAGATTACCAAGTAA
- a CDS encoding NUDIX hydrolase, which translates to MSVDIYGAGAIIWRQRGRAVEVLLVHRPTWKDWSFPKGKVKGKETLQECCLREMKEETGYDVVLGVPLGAQRYTVAGRKTKKVRYWAATVAPAEHPALAVRRKAARASAKEIDDVRWVSVAQARALLSHPNDRELLELLAKRDADGLLRTTPVLIVRHARSVKRSVHAGSETTRPLTKTGKTRAKRLVGVLSGYGVVNIVSSPWKRCRDTVAPYALASGQDVDMCAALTEAAHEEAPHAAAGVVNNVIRRGVPTAVCVHRPTLPTLVAELAAFTPHPLRRKLPAKDPWLKTGQILIAHVADWGGQRVVAYEQVRPAL; encoded by the coding sequence GTGTCTGTTGATATTTATGGCGCTGGCGCCATCATCTGGCGTCAGCGTGGCCGCGCTGTAGAGGTGCTCCTCGTTCACCGTCCCACCTGGAAGGACTGGTCTTTTCCCAAGGGCAAAGTCAAGGGCAAGGAGACGCTTCAGGAGTGTTGCTTGCGGGAGATGAAGGAGGAGACGGGTTACGACGTCGTGCTGGGGGTTCCACTGGGCGCGCAGCGCTACACGGTCGCGGGTAGGAAGACGAAGAAGGTGCGTTACTGGGCGGCCACTGTTGCGCCTGCGGAGCACCCGGCGCTCGCGGTTCGGCGGAAGGCGGCGCGCGCGTCGGCGAAGGAGATCGACGACGTGCGATGGGTGAGCGTTGCGCAGGCGCGGGCTTTGCTCTCCCACCCGAACGACCGCGAGCTGCTCGAACTCTTGGCGAAACGGGACGCGGACGGGCTCCTGCGCACGACGCCGGTGCTCATTGTGCGTCATGCACGATCTGTCAAGCGCTCAGTTCACGCGGGATCCGAAACGACTCGGCCGCTGACGAAGACGGGAAAGACGCGGGCAAAGCGGCTGGTCGGGGTGTTGTCTGGGTACGGCGTCGTGAATATTGTGAGCTCGCCGTGGAAGCGCTGCCGGGACACGGTTGCCCCCTATGCGCTGGCGAGCGGGCAGGACGTGGATATGTGCGCGGCCTTGACAGAGGCGGCGCATGAGGAGGCGCCGCACGCGGCGGCTGGCGTCGTGAACAACGTGATCCGACGGGGCGTGCCCACCGCCGTGTGCGTCCACCGGCCGACGCTGCCGACGCTCGTCGCCGAGCTCGCGGCCTTTACCCCGCACCCGCTCAGGCGGAAACTGCCGGCAAAGGATCCGTGGTTGAAGACGGGGCAGATCCTGATCGCGCATGTGGCAGACTGGGGCGGGCAGCGCGTCGTCGCATATGAGCAGGTTCGACCCGCTCTTTAG
- a CDS encoding RNA degradosome polyphosphate kinase: MSDEYFDEDSALVESTPSDHLDLGDDIPESTLEELLDEDEEIGDLTSQEMASLRARVQEMRLGASVSTAALVEEAESLVRAAEAREESQGAAEGEHSGTVAGTTPAGTLPEGRFLDRELSWLAFNERVLEQAEDLELPVLERAWFLAIFASNLDEFYMVRVAGLMRRIATGMAVTKASGLTPRQTLEGITVRTKELQERHARVFADDVQPKLAEVGIVIQHWSDLGQTEKDRLSKFFRKQIFPVLTPLAVDPAHPFPYISGLSLNLAVLVRNPKNDKELFARVKVPPLLPRFIAVDSEGRPYRPEDVPADEHGKTTYIPLEEVIGAHLEALFPGMEVVEYSTFRVTRNEDLEVEEDDAENLLKALERELLRRRFGPAVRLEVESDISKRVLQMLTRELGVREENVLHLPAPLDLTGLNVIHDLDRPQLKFKKFVPVTARGIADVESSRTPDIFAAIRRKEILVHHPYESFSTSVQQFIRQAADDPKVLAIKQTLYRTSGDSPIVDALIRAANSGKQVLAVVEIKARFDEENNIEWARKLEQAGVHVVYGIVGLKTHCKLSLVVRQEVDGLRRYVHVGTGNYNPKTARGYEDLGLFTCERDVGQDITRLFNQLSGYAPKAKFHRLLVAPTGIRSGLLDRIEREIDNKLAGKNAWIRFKANSVVDERIIDALYRASQAGVPVDIQVRGICCLRAGIPGLSDNINVRSILGRFLEHSRVYAFCNDGVAEVWIGSADLMHRNLDRRIEALIRIEEPEQIDYLVDMVRRATSDEVQSWRMTADGWVHVTHDAEGNALVNMQEELVASARSTVADHR; encoded by the coding sequence ATGAGCGACGAGTACTTTGACGAAGATTCTGCCCTGGTGGAATCCACCCCTTCTGACCATCTCGACTTGGGCGATGACATCCCGGAGTCTACGCTCGAGGAGCTGCTTGACGAGGATGAGGAAATCGGGGATCTGACCTCCCAGGAGATGGCGTCTTTGCGTGCTCGTGTGCAAGAGATGCGCTTGGGGGCTTCGGTTTCTACGGCAGCACTCGTCGAGGAAGCAGAGTCGTTGGTTCGTGCGGCGGAGGCGAGGGAAGAGAGCCAGGGAGCGGCCGAAGGCGAGCACAGCGGAACCGTTGCGGGCACGACCCCTGCGGGTACTCTTCCCGAGGGGCGGTTCCTGGATCGCGAGCTGTCGTGGCTGGCTTTCAACGAGCGTGTGCTCGAGCAGGCAGAGGATCTGGAGCTCCCGGTGCTCGAGCGAGCCTGGTTCTTGGCAATTTTCGCCTCCAACTTGGATGAGTTCTACATGGTTCGTGTGGCTGGTCTGATGCGCCGTATTGCCACGGGCATGGCGGTGACGAAGGCTTCTGGCCTGACCCCGCGCCAGACCCTCGAGGGCATCACGGTTCGCACGAAAGAGCTCCAGGAGCGTCACGCGCGGGTTTTTGCCGACGACGTCCAACCCAAGCTCGCCGAGGTCGGCATTGTGATCCAACATTGGTCTGATCTGGGTCAGACGGAGAAGGACCGGTTGTCGAAGTTCTTCCGCAAGCAGATTTTCCCGGTGCTCACTCCGCTGGCGGTTGATCCGGCTCACCCATTCCCTTACATTTCGGGTCTCTCGCTCAACCTGGCTGTGCTCGTGCGCAACCCGAAGAATGACAAGGAACTTTTTGCGCGGGTGAAGGTCCCCCCGCTCTTGCCGCGTTTTATCGCGGTTGATTCGGAGGGGCGCCCGTACCGGCCGGAGGACGTGCCTGCTGATGAGCACGGCAAGACCACGTACATTCCGCTGGAGGAGGTGATCGGCGCTCACCTCGAGGCGCTGTTCCCTGGCATGGAGGTCGTTGAGTACTCTACTTTCCGAGTGACTCGAAATGAGGATCTGGAAGTGGAGGAGGACGACGCCGAAAACCTCCTCAAGGCTCTCGAGCGGGAATTGCTCCGGCGTCGTTTTGGCCCGGCGGTGCGCCTGGAGGTGGAAAGCGACATCTCGAAGCGCGTTTTGCAGATGCTCACGCGCGAATTGGGGGTGCGCGAGGAAAACGTGTTGCATTTGCCTGCCCCGTTGGATCTCACGGGCCTGAACGTCATCCACGACCTCGACCGCCCGCAACTCAAATTCAAAAAATTTGTGCCGGTGACCGCGCGCGGCATTGCCGACGTCGAGTCCTCTCGCACGCCGGATATCTTCGCCGCTATCCGCCGCAAGGAGATTCTGGTTCACCATCCCTATGAGTCGTTTTCGACGTCGGTCCAACAGTTTATCCGCCAGGCCGCGGACGACCCGAAGGTGTTGGCCATTAAGCAGACCTTGTACCGGACGTCGGGCGATTCGCCGATCGTGGATGCCCTCATCCGCGCGGCGAATTCCGGCAAGCAGGTCCTCGCGGTGGTGGAGATCAAGGCGCGCTTTGATGAGGAGAACAATATCGAGTGGGCGCGCAAGCTTGAGCAGGCAGGTGTGCACGTCGTCTACGGCATTGTGGGTTTGAAGACGCACTGTAAGCTCTCGCTAGTCGTGCGCCAGGAGGTCGATGGCCTGCGGCGATACGTCCATGTGGGCACTGGTAATTACAACCCGAAGACGGCTCGCGGCTATGAAGATCTTGGCTTGTTCACCTGTGAGCGCGACGTCGGTCAGGACATCACCCGCCTGTTCAACCAGCTCTCTGGGTATGCCCCGAAGGCGAAGTTTCACCGCCTGCTGGTGGCACCCACGGGCATCCGTTCGGGCCTCCTGGATCGGATTGAGCGCGAGATTGACAACAAGCTGGCAGGCAAGAACGCCTGGATCCGCTTCAAGGCGAATTCGGTGGTCGACGAACGCATCATCGACGCCCTCTACCGCGCCTCTCAGGCTGGTGTCCCGGTCGACATCCAGGTTCGCGGCATCTGCTGCCTGCGTGCCGGTATTCCCGGCCTGTCCGATAACATCAACGTCCGCTCGATTCTGGGGCGTTTCCTCGAGCATTCGCGCGTGTATGCCTTCTGCAACGACGGCGTTGCCGAGGTGTGGATCGGCTCTGCGGATCTCATGCACCGCAATCTTGACCGCCGGATCGAGGCGCTCATCCGCATCGAGGAGCCGGAGCAGATCGACTACCTGGTGGACATGGTTCGCCGCGCGACCTCCGACGAGGTGCAGTCCTGGCGCATGACCGCCGACGGTTGGGTGCACGTTACCCACGACGCCGAGGGCAACGCGCTGGTCAATATGCAAGAGGAGCTGGTGGCAAGCGCCCGCTCGACCGTCGCCGACCATCGCTAG